The candidate division WOR-3 bacterium genome window below encodes:
- a CDS encoding rubrerythrin has product MTNPETIAALATALEAEKQSLHGYLRLAWETRDNSGKQMFIRLATDEFEHMRLLETWQAAKGPPPAIEPSAIERLVPRLSDKSLQIRGTRGQHQLDALLTALELERSARAFYEEQSGRAPAGPARDAFRRLAEMESAHHALIQTEIDYIRQDGFWFGLLEFTLESER; this is encoded by the coding sequence ATGACCAACCCTGAGACCATCGCCGCTCTCGCCACCGCACTCGAAGCAGAAAAACAGAGCCTGCACGGATATCTCCGGCTGGCGTGGGAGACCCGCGACAACTCGGGCAAGCAGATGTTCATCCGGCTGGCGACCGACGAGTTCGAGCACATGCGCCTGCTCGAAACCTGGCAGGCCGCAAAAGGCCCGCCGCCCGCAATCGAGCCCTCAGCCATTGAGCGCCTCGTCCCCAGGCTCTCCGACAAGTCACTGCAGATTCGTGGGACCAGGGGACAGCACCAGCTGGATGCCCTCCTCACCGCTCTCGAGCTCGAGCGCTCCGCCCGGGCCTTCTACGAAGAACAGTCAGGCAGGGCGCCGGCCGGCCCGGCCCGCGACGCTTTCAGACGCCTGGCCGAAATGGAATCAGCCCACCACGCCCTGATTCAGACCGAGATCGACTATATCCGACAGGACGGCTTCTGGTTCGGCCTGCTCGAGTTTACACTCGAATCGGAAAGATAG